A genomic stretch from Lathyrus oleraceus cultivar Zhongwan6 chromosome 2, CAAS_Psat_ZW6_1.0, whole genome shotgun sequence includes:
- the LOC127123801 gene encoding zinc finger BED domain-containing protein RICESLEEPER 2-like, whose protein sequence is MELSKENYKLHSYSKPQALTTEEVLRDWGIRNVSTITVDNATSNDVAVAYLHRKISTMNGMMGDGKCFHMRCAAHILNLVVNEGLKDKHLSITSVRDVVRFVKSSPHRAAKFKECIEFAGITCKKLVCLDVSTRWNATYLMLEAAEKFQAAFDKLEYEESSYREFFGKGSPPSSDDWDIVRAFISFLKLFYEATNVFSTSQSVSLHSAFHQVSAIYCELKQATMNLNDVFASGVGSVFAIGLIKSIKESLQKLYDWYKKAYDQNHNRQPIGSGENNVSNDETTISRPSLMARVNAFEQHLEEQDSIDQQNELEGFYSSKCVKRDPKFDLLVWWKHNSTQYPILSTIAKDIFVTPVSTPSFSYFKDLNLMEDFELSEDIIAEFEEISSATRRGSLPSQPQPSGCA, encoded by the exons ATGGAACTATCAAAAGAGAATTATAAGCTTCACAGTTATTCCAAACCACAAGCACTTACTACTGAAGAGGTGTTAAGGGATTGGGGAATTAGGAATGTGTCTACCATAACTGTTGATAATGCAACTTCAAATGATGTAGCTGTAGCATATTTGCATAGAAAAATATCAACTATGAATGGGATGATGGGGGATGGAAAATGTTTTCATATGAGGTGTGCTGCTCACATATTGAACTTGGTGGTAAATGAGGGTTTGAAAGATAAGCATTTGTCTATTACTAGTGTTAGGGATGTTGTTAGATTTGTCAAGTCTTCCCCTCATAGGGCAGCCAAGTTTAAAGAATGCATTGAATTTGCTGGAATAACTTGTAAAAAACTAGTATGTCTCGATGTTTCAACTCGTTGGAACGCGACATATTTGatgcttgaggctgcagagaaGTTTCAAGCTGCTTTTGATAAGCTTGAGTATGAAGAGTCGAGCTATAGGGAGTTCTTTGGAAAAGGTAGTCCTCCTAGTAGTGATGATTGGGACATTGTTAgagcttttatctcttttttaAAGTTATTCTATGAAGCAACTAATGTTTTTTCCACCTCTCAAAGTGTGAGTTTGCATAGTGCTTTTCACCAAGTGTCTGCGATCTATTGTGAGCTGAAGCAAGCTACTATGAACTTGAATGATGTTTTTGCAAGT GGAGTTGGATCTGTGTTTGCTATCGGGTTGATCAAATCTATAAAAGAGAGCTTACAAAAATTGTATGATTGGTATAAGAAAGCTTATGACCAAAATCATAATAGACAACCTATTGGTAGTGGTGAAAACAATGTTTCCAATGATGAAACAACAATTAGCCGTCCTTCACTAATGGCTAGAGTCAATGCTTTTGAGCAACATTTAGAGGAACAAGACTCGATTGATCAACAAAATGAGCTTGAGGGTTTTTACTCTAGTAAGTGTGTCAAAAGGGATCCTAAATTTGACCTTCTTGTATGGTGGAAACACAATTCAACACAATATCCTATTTTATCTACAATAGCTAAAGATATTTTTGTCACACCAGTGTctact CCGTCTTTTAGCTATTTCAAAGACTTGAACCTCATGGAAGATTTTGAGCTTTCTGAAGATATTATAGCAG aatttgaagaaattTCTTCTGCAACAAGAAGAGGATCTTTACCGTCTCAGCCACAACCTTCTGGTTGTGCTTGA